The Labilibaculum sp. sequence ATTCAAAGAACTTTTTACTCATCTTATTGGTCAGGTTTCGGGTTTAGGCAAAGCCCTGCATAAGATTCTGCCTTTTTTACATTTCGGGCAATGGCTCACGTCTTTCCCCGTGAGTAAAGTGTAAACTTCAATGGCTGATAATCCCTCGTATTCAGGGATGGGCATACAGGTTTCCATAAGAGCAACAATCTGTTCTTTTTTGGTTTTGGAATTTGCTGATGAAAGGATTCCGTAATACCTGATTTTGTAAAAATTGTGAGGAAGAATGTGAAGCATAAACCTTCGGATAAACTCCATGGTATCGAGTTGCATTGTTTTTGAAACAAGCCTTTTGCGATCCTTGTAACTAAAAGATACTTTCCCGTTTTCAACACTTGTAATTCGGGAATTACTAATTGCCACCTTGTTGGTATACCTCCCCAAATATTTTATAACTGCCTGAACTCCGGATATTGGCTTTTCGATATTTACATTCCAGCCTGTTTTATAGAGATCATTCTTAATCCTGTTCCATTGAAAATGTTCAGGAATATTGAGTTGTTTTTTCTCTATTGCCTGACTTATTCTCTGGCACAGTACGCCCCGAAATAAACTGCTGATCACCTTTTTCGGAGCTAAGAAATTGTTCATACATGGCACCCATTCCATTTGATCATCAGATAATCCGCCTGAAGGGATAATCATATGAATGTGCGGATGTTGATTCATCGTTTGTGTCCAGGTATGCAAAACCGCTACGGCTCCTGTTTGTGCTCCTAAAAATTTCGGATTGGAGGCTGCTTTGCCAACAGCCTGCCATGCAGCTTGAAATAGTGCATCATACAATTTCTTCTGGTTCAGATAAACCAGCCCGTTCAACTGATGTGGAATGGTCAGCACCAAATGAAAGTGTTTGCAATCCAGTAGTTTTGATTGTAATTTATCTACCCACTTTGCCTGTTTGGTAAACTGACATTTGGGACAATGTTTGTTTCTGCACGAGTTGTAGGCCTGCCTCTGGTAGTTGCAGGAATTACAGTAGCAGGTATGTCCGTTAAGTTCACTTGTTCTGCATGCGCAGATATCCCGAAAAGCCTTTCTTTGCTGCTCAAACAGGTTGTAAGTGCTTAAGTATTGCCTGTTCTCCCTTAAAATAGCTGCCAAATCGTACCGGGTTCGTCTATTTTCGATTTTACCCATGAGTTTCGTTTGTTTTTATTTCCAGTAAATCAGGTATAGGTATTGAGCTGGTATCAGCAACGTGCAGGTAAATGGAAGTTGTTTTCATGGCATTATGTCCTAAGATTAACTGCAGCTGTTTCAGGTTTAATCCGCTTTCGAGCATGTGAGTGGCAAAACTGTGCCGAAGAGTATGGGGGGTGATTCTTTTGTTTACTTTGCTCTTTAGAGCCGCTTTACGCAGAATATTACGAAATGAGGTAGGTGAGTACTGCATATCAGGCCTGTAACCTTCAAACAAAAACTTCGAAGGACGATACTGTTTGTAATACTCCCGAAGAATTTTAAGCAAACTGGATTTGATAGGTATTTGCCTTTGTTTACCTCCTTTCCCATACTTTACGATAATCATATTTCTGGCTGAGTCGATATCTTCCACCCGCAGTGAAAGAATTTCATTTCTTCGCATTCCGGTAGCATAGGCCAGCGATATCAAAGCATGATGCTTGATATTGGATATGCATGACAACAAGACCTGAACCTGCTCTGGGGAAAGAATCTGTGGTATTTTTTTATGGGTTCTGGGACGTTTGACTTTAAAAGTTGACCATTCCCGTTTCAGAATATCGCATTGTAGAATGCGCCATGCACCTATGGCTTGGTTGATTGTAGAATTGGAAATCTTATCTGCCGTAATTCTTTCCGACAAATAATCTTTAAACTGCTCCAGGCTGAGCAAATCCGGAGATAAGTGATAATGTAAACTAAGACGGGTTAGACTGGAAATGTAACTGCTGATGGTACGCGGACTGTAATTTCGGATCTGCATCTCGGCAACCATCAATTCTCTAAGACTTTTTTTTCATGACTAAATTTTTAATGAATAAATATTCAATCAAGTTACAAGCTTATTTCTTAACTACCGCCATAGGCGGTTTTTGTTCAACTCCCAAATAAAGCCATGGGCTTTATTTCGTTTATATTTTAATGAAAAGTGTATTTACCGACCCATATCGGGCAGTAATGTACACCTATTATGATGACAACATAAAATATCATCTGTAAAAACCATACTAAAGTAATAAATCGAAACAAAGATTCAAGCTGTCAAACCTGCCAACTTGCAGGCTTCCGAATAATTGCCTGAAAAAAGCTTTGTTTTTTTCAATTGAATCAATCCCATAAAGAGAGGGCATCCTTTATGGAATGCCCTCTAAACTTTTTGCTGCAGACAATACTTGTTTTTTATAAAAACCTGCTGTGGTTTTGCTTAAAACCTGCTGTGGTATTACTCAAAACCACACGTGCTTTTGGATGAAACCACGTGTGGTTTGCATCGAAACCACACGTGGTTTTCTGAAAAGATCAGATTTTGTTAAATCCAGCGTCTTTTATTGCTTTTATAATGCGACTGCCGGCACGGTAATTAACACCTACTTTTTTAATGGAAGCAGCACTTACTTTCGCAACCTCCAGTTCGCCGGTACTGCTTATTGATGGGTAAAGACTGCCTATTTTTTCCAGTCTCACAATTCTTCCCTGAGAAAGCTTGTCTTGTATTACATTTTCCAGAGCAATAATAACACCGCGGATATCTGCTTCGGAAAGAGCACTGAATCGTTCAATATCTTTTACCAATTCATCGATATCAGCTTCTTTGCCATTTACAATTTGAGCGTAAAACTTTTTTTCTCCGCCACCCACAACACCGGGTTGGCCTTTTTCTATCACTTTATAATCTAAAGACATGTTTTTTTGTTTTGATAATCGTAATCGTCTATATGGCTTCGCTGTCTGCAACAAACCCTCATGATTTTTTTTTTATTTGAGAGATTCTTAGAAAGCCAATATTTATTATTACGTATTAAGTTTTATCTTGCAGGCTCCATCGGCCTCCTCTTCCAGTTTTCTCGCTAAAGTGGGCCGGTTGATGACCAGCCGATGGTTTACCTCATTTTTCGTGAATGGTGTTTTTTTTATTCACGATTTATTCAAACGCTTGTGAAGCTAAGCATAATATTTTTATTTAGTAAAATAAAAATATTAAATTATTAGTCTGACAATAAAAAAAAATGTTCAGGCATACTGTCCAACCTCCTCATTGTATCTAAAATAGGGGGATGCAGCAAGACTGGCTTGAGATAAAAAAAGAAGCGATAAAAGATTCTCTCTTTTACCGCTCCATTCAAATTCCCATATTAATTTATGTTCTTATAGGGTCTTCTGCCATTTCCATGCCGAAAGCAGCGTTTCGTCGAGTGTGCTTTGTGCTTTCCAGCCCAATTCCTCATTTGCCAGGCTGGTGTCGGCATATATCTTTTCAATATCGCCTGCACGGCGGGCTGCAATTTTATGAGGCACCTTTTCGCCGGTTGCTCTTTCGAACGAGTTTATGATTTCGAGTACCGAAACTCCGTTTCCGGTACCTACATTAAAATACTCGTAATTCTTCTTGTTTTTGTTCTTCAACAAGCGTTCAATGGCTGTAACGTGAGCCTTGGCCAAATCTACTACGTGAATGTAATCACGAATTGCCGATCCGTCGGGCGTATCGTAATCATCTCCAAACACACTTAATTCGGGGCGGATTCCTGCAACGGTTTGTGTCAGGTAAGGAATTAAATTGTTAGGCACTCCCAATGGCAGCTCACCAATTTTAGCCGTTTCGTGCGCCCCAATCGGATTAAAATACCGCAATGCGATTCCTTTTAAATCCGGATTGGCAGCAATGGTATCCCGAATAATATCTTCGCAAATGGTTTTGGTATTTCCGTACGGAGATTCGGCCTCTTTGCGCGGCGTTTGCTCGGTTACAGGCAATTTATCGGGTTGTCCGTACACCGTACACGATGATGAAAATACAAGATTTGGCACCTTGTATTCAATCATGCTCTCCATAATATTTAGTAAAGAGTTCAGGTTGTTGTTGTAATACATCAATGGTTTTTCGACCGATTCGCCAACGGCTTTCGAGGCCGCAAAATGAATGATCGCTTCCAAATCAGGATGTCTCTGAAAGAAATCCTTTACTTTTTGTTTGTCCGTTAAGTCAAACTCTTCAA is a genomic window containing:
- a CDS encoding tyrosine-type recombinase/integrase, with protein sequence MVAEMQIRNYSPRTISSYISSLTRLSLHYHLSPDLLSLEQFKDYLSERITADKISNSTINQAIGAWRILQCDILKREWSTFKVKRPRTHKKIPQILSPEQVQVLLSCISNIKHHALISLAYATGMRRNEILSLRVEDIDSARNMIIVKYGKGGKQRQIPIKSSLLKILREYYKQYRPSKFLFEGYRPDMQYSPTSFRNILRKAALKSKVNKRITPHTLRHSFATHMLESGLNLKQLQLILGHNAMKTTSIYLHVADTSSIPIPDLLEIKTNETHG
- a CDS encoding HU family DNA-binding protein; the protein is MSLDYKVIEKGQPGVVGGGEKKFYAQIVNGKEADIDELVKDIERFSALSEADIRGVIIALENVIQDKLSQGRIVRLEKIGSLYPSISSTGELEVAKVSAASIKKVGVNYRAGSRIIKAIKDAGFNKI
- the galE gene encoding UDP-glucose 4-epimerase GalE yields the protein MSKQILVTGGTGFIGSHTVVELQNSGFGVVIVDNFSNSKVEVLEQIQEISGIRPKFEEFDLTDKQKVKDFFQRHPDLEAIIHFAASKAVGESVEKPLMYYNNNLNSLLNIMESMIEYKVPNLVFSSSCTVYGQPDKLPVTEQTPRKEAESPYGNTKTICEDIIRDTIAANPDLKGIALRYFNPIGAHETAKIGELPLGVPNNLIPYLTQTVAGIRPELSVFGDDYDTPDGSAIRDYIHVVDLAKAHVTAIERLLKNKNKKNYEYFNVGTGNGVSVLEIINSFERATGEKVPHKIAARRAGDIEKIYADTSLANEELGWKAQSTLDETLLSAWKWQKTL
- a CDS encoding IS91 family transposase produces the protein MGKIENRRTRYDLAAILRENRQYLSTYNLFEQQRKAFRDICACRTSELNGHTCYCNSCNYQRQAYNSCRNKHCPKCQFTKQAKWVDKLQSKLLDCKHFHLVLTIPHQLNGLVYLNQKKLYDALFQAAWQAVGKAASNPKFLGAQTGAVAVLHTWTQTMNQHPHIHMIIPSGGLSDDQMEWVPCMNNFLAPKKVISSLFRGVLCQRISQAIEKKQLNIPEHFQWNRIKNDLYKTGWNVNIEKPISGVQAVIKYLGRYTNKVAISNSRITSVENGKVSFSYKDRKRLVSKTMQLDTMEFIRRFMLHILPHNFYKIRYYGILSSANSKTKKEQIVALMETCMPIPEYEGLSAIEVYTLLTGKDVSHCPKCKKGRILCRALPKPET